The sequence below is a genomic window from Brevibacillus laterosporus.
ATAATCCAGCCCATCCTTGTTTCAAGTTCCCATTTCAATTAAGATGAGTGTAGCTTTTTTTCAAAATACAGGTGGATATCCAACCGCATACCCTATACATAATCACAGATTAGGAAGTGTTATCCCATGATGCTATTCGAAGAACAAGTTCAAAAATATGAATATAAACTAAATGATACAGATGATCAAATCGTTGAATATATCCTTAAAAACAAAGAAGAGGCTGTTAAGCTATCGATACAGAATTTAGCGGCTAAGCATTTTACGGTACCGAATACGATTACAAGGTTATCAAAAAAATTAGGCTACGAAGGGTATTCCCAAATGAAAATTAGTTTGAAGGAAGAAATTAATCAGAAGGAAGAACCTACGAAGGATAGCCTTTCTTTTAACATACATAAAACATTTAGTATTATCGATCGGGATAAGCTAGTGATCGTTACAAAAATGATTCAGGAAGCGCATCGGGTCCTATGTTTCGCAGTTGGGGATACGACTCCTTTTTGTGAGATTTTGGTGAAATACCTTAAGGTTGCTGGAAAACAGGCGGAATATTATTATCATCGCCACGATATGATTCATGAGCTCAACCACCTTGAAGCAACCGATATTCTCTTCCTCATAAGCTTGTCGGGTGAAACACCCCAAATATTAGACATGGCTAAGTTAGCTAAGAAAAGAGGAGTTCGC
It includes:
- a CDS encoding MurR/RpiR family transcriptional regulator; translation: MMLFEEQVQKYEYKLNDTDDQIVEYILKNKEEAVKLSIQNLAAKHFTVPNTITRLSKKLGYEGYSQMKISLKEEINQKEEPTKDSLSFNIHKTFSIIDRDKLVIVTKMIQEAHRVLCFAVGDTTPFCEILVKYLKVAGKQAEYYYHRHDMIHELNHLEATDILFLISLSGETPQILDMAKLAKKRGVRLITLTHFHKNSLQQMADANLYCYSPVRKFNEYNITDKTPVMLVLRALAEIYWTTAK